A genomic region of Papaver somniferum cultivar HN1 chromosome 7, ASM357369v1, whole genome shotgun sequence contains the following coding sequences:
- the LOC113294854 gene encoding uncharacterized protein LOC113294854, with protein MSSQMITVSIGGVLVSGIHAHVGVVQRRFLWSEMELISDLKQPWLAIGDFNSIVSSDEKIGGRATNRRVMQEFNTCLDNCELIQAPKSGLQFSWSNCQHGNKRILSGSASIPKPSNIPFKFQKMWLSHPGFMDLVSNCWNEDIVGDPAFVLLQKLKRLKNILRDWNWNMFGNVHVKIKEAEEEVQKAMKLSDNNPTDAAMLNNLVMAENNHNSREIRQSRNFISKLEDSNGDIISDQKKIAYTLVNHFEQKFQFQETEEADSLLEVIPEVITKEDQQMLDAVPNEEEIKEAIFSMNPKSSPGPDGFSTCFYKACWHIIHTVFVQAIRFCWQRRFIPKGLNSNFLVMLPKVEGAKSPNHFRPIGLSNVNFKTITKIINTRMSSLMTKMISPQQVAYIKGRSIQEQIILASELVNGMRKKRRGGNVALKLDISQAYNSVNWQFLFQVLSKYGFSTSWCQWLQTLYESAKISVMINGGPQGFFSVGRGLRQGSGQIINKTKSKLFIDGTSVVRKNQIKDLMQMELSHFPDKYLGVILAPGKFKVSTVWTMVEMIQKKLASWKGKLLSFQDRVVLIKSVLCSILLYNMAVYKWPSSVIKWAWSSLKDNIKWCIGNGNNINVWFDNWIGDTPLIEKVGMHDYAKNNLSMKVSQLIQNNQWNIPSELQQMITSMRLSDIVGEKDLLIWTGHMQGKFTTSSAVSILRHKEPILECSKHIWNYFLHPSTTSNVWKIIQGIYVNDPTMVKNGYDSF; from the exons ATGTCAAGTCAGATGATTACTGTTAGTATTGGAGGTGTTCTTGTTTCTGGAATTCATGCTCATGTGGGGGTggttcaaagaagatttttatggAGTGAGATGGAACTCATAAGTGACTTAAAGCAGCCTTGGCTTGCTATTGGGGATTTCAATTCCATAGTTTCTTCTGATGAGAAGATTGGTGGAAGAGCAACTAATAGAAGAGTGATGCAAGAATTTAATACTTGTCTTGATAATTGTGAATTAATTCAAGCTCCAAAGTCTGGGTTACAATTTTCTTGGTCAAACTGTCAACACGggaacaaaaggattttga GTGGAAGTGCAAGCATACCCAAGCCTTCTAATATACCTTTTaaatttcaaaaaatgtggttaAGTCATCCAGGTTTCATGGACTTAGTGTCTAATTGCTGGAATGAAGATATTGTTGGTGATCCAGCGTTTGTtttattacaaaaattaaaaagattgaagaatatCCTGAGAGACTGGAATTGGAATATGTTTGGTAATGTCCATGTCAAAATTAAAGAAGCTGAAGAGGAAGTTCAGAAAGCAATGAAATTATCAGATAACAATCCTACTGATGCTGCGATGCTGAACAATTTGGTTATGGCTGAAAATAATCATAATTCTAGAGAA ATTAGGCAATCAAGAAATTTCATTAGTAAACTTGAAGATAGTAATGGTGATATAATttcagatcaaaagaagatagcATATACTTTAGTAAATCATTTTGAACAAAAATTCCAAtttcaagaaactgaagaagCTGATTCTCTCCTTGAAGTCATCCCTGAGGTTATTACTAAAGAAGATCAACAAATGCTTGATGCAGTTCCAAATGAAGAAGAGATAAAGGAAGCTATCTTTAGTATGAATCCAAAAAGTTCgcctggtccagatggattctCAACTTGTTTCTACAAAGCTTGCTGGCACATAATTCATACAGTTTTTGTTCAAGCTATTCGATTTTGCTGGCAAAGAAGATTCATTCCAAAAGGGCTTAATTCAAATTTTCTAGTTATGTTGCCTAAAGTTGAAGGTGCTAAATCTCCTAATcatttcagaccaattggtcttagtaatgTCAACTTTAAGACAATTACTAAAATAATCAATACAAGAATGAGTTCCTTGATGACTAAAATGATAAGTCCTCAGCAGGTGGCTTACATTAAAGGGAGAAGTATACAAGAGCAAATCATTTTAGCTTCTGAGCTAGTAAATGGAATGAGGAAAAAGAGAAGAGGAGGAAATGTAGCTCTGAAACTTGATATTTCTCAGGCATATAACTCAGTAAATTGGCAATTCTTATTTCAGGTTCTTAGCAAGTATGGTTTCTCAACATCTTGGTGTCAGTGGTTGCAAACTTTGTATGAATCAGCAAAAATTTCTGTTATGATAAATGGTGGACCACAAGGATTTTTCTCTGTTGGTAGAGGACTAAGACAGG GATCTGGTCAGATTATTAATAAAACCAAAAGTAAGTTGTTCATTGATGGAACTTCAGTCGTGAGGAAGAATCAGATAAAGGATCTCATGCAAATGGAATTAAGTCACTTCCCTGATAAATACCTTGGTGTTATACTTGCTCCTGGAAAATTTAAAGTATCCACTGTGTGGACAATGGTAGAAATGATTCAAAAGAAGTTAGCATCTTGGAAGGGAAAActtctttcttttcaagatagagtggTGCTTATAAAATCAGTTTTGTGCAGCATTCTATTATATAATATGGCAGTATACAAATGGCCATCATCTGTCATTAAG TGGGCATGGAGTTCTTTAAAAGACAATATCAAATGGTGTATAGGTAATGGCAATAATATCAATGTCTGGTTTGATAACTGGATTGGTGATACTCCTTTAATTGagaaagtaggcatgcatgactATGCAAAGAACAATTTAAGCATGAAAGTTTCTCAGTTGATTCAGAACAATCAATGGAATATTCCTTCAGAACTGCAACAGATGATCACCTCTATGAGACTGTCTGATATTGTTGGAGAGAAAGACTTACTCATTTGGACTGGTCATATGCAAGGTAAATTCACTACTTCCTCAGCAGTTTCAATTTTAAGACATAAAGAACCTATTCTCGAATGCTCTAAGCATATATGGAACTATTTTCTACATCCTAGCACAACAAGTAATGTCTGGAAAATTATTCAAGGTATTTATGTTAATGATCCTACAATGGTTAAAAATGGATATGATAGCTTCTAG